In Streptomyces sp. P9-A4, the genomic window CGGGCGCAGGGTGGGGCGGGCGGGGTCGGCCGCCCGGGTGAGGAGTCCGGTGAGGAGGGCGGCGGAGACGCGGTCACGCCGGTCGAGTCCGCTGCCGTCGGCGAAGCGGGCGCCGGTGACGGGGAGGCCGAGGCGGCCGAGTTCGTCCCGTACGGCCCGGCCCGCGCCGTCGAAGCTCGCGGGCTGCTTCCGGGCGAGGGCGGTCTGCCGGGCGAGGGCCTCGGCGAGGTCGTTGTCGCTGTGGGTGAGGGTGCGCTCGACGAGGTCGGCGAGGGGGGCCGAGTACGTACGGGCGAGGGGGGCGGCCTTGGGGGCGCGGCCGGGGGCCGGGTCGCCGGTGACCGTGATCCCGGCCCCGGTGAGGAGGCCGGCGAAGGCGGTGGCGGTGTCGCCGGCCGGGTCGGCGGTGCGGGGCGCGGGGCCGCTCGCGCTGTCGTCGAGGCGGCCTTCGCGGGTCATGAGGGCGACGACGGGGGCGAGGTTCTCGTTGGGGCCGATGGGGTGGAGCTCGGCGCCCTGGTAGAGGTGGGTGTCGTAGGCGAGGCGTACGGAGGTGGTGCCCCGCTTCTTGAGGGCGCGCGCGGTGTCGGCGGCGAGGGCCTTGAGGCGGGCCGGGTCGAGCGTGGGGTCGCCGCCGCCGACGAGGGTGACGGTGGTGCCGTCGGGGGTGGCGGTGACGGTGGTGGGGATGCGGTGGTCGGGGCCGAGGGCGGAGAGCGCGGCGGCGACGGTGGCGATCTTCACCGTGGAGGCGGGGGTCATGGGGGTGCCCTCGCCCTCGCCGTACAGCTGTGTGCCGGTGGCGGTGTCGACGACGGAGGCGGTGCGCAGCGGGCCGAGGCCGGGGTCCGCGAGCAGCGGCACGAGGACGGCGGCGAGGTCGGCGGCGCGGGTGGCGGGCGCCGGGGCGTGCAGGGCGGTGAGGACGCCGGGGGCGCTGGGGGCGGGCGCGGGGAGGCGGGGCGCGGGCGGCGCGGGGGCCGGGGAGTGACGTGCGCCACCCGCCTGCGGGGCGGCGGCGCGGGCCCGCTCGGCCGTACGCTGGCCCGAGTCCCACGGGCCGGCCGCGGTCACCGCCACGGCGGCCAGGGCCAGACCGAGGACGGCGGAGCCCGCCGTGAGCTGCCACATCCTCGGCTCGGGCATTGCTGACCAGCCCCTTTCGCGATCACACACGTGCGTGAGGGACACTTAACCACCGCGCGCCGTCGCGAGCATTCACTTGTGTTGATTCAGGAGGAGCCACCCGTGGAGTTCGACGTTCTCATCGAGATCCCGAAGGGATCGCGGAACAAGTACGAGGTCGACCACGAGACGGGTCGCATCCGCCTGGACCGTCGGCTCTTCACGTCGACGGCCTACCCGACCGACTACGGCTACGTGGAGAACACCCTCGGCGAGGACGGCGACCCGCTGGACGCGCTCGTCATCCTCGACGAGCCGACCTTCCCGGGCTGCCTGATCAAGTGCCGCGCGATCGGCATGTTCCGTATGACGGACGAGGCCGGCGGCGACGACAAGCTGCTGTGCGTCCCGGCGACGGACCCGCGCATGGAGCACCTGCGGGACATCCACCACGTGGCGGAGTTCGACCGTCTGGAGATCCAGCACTTCTTCGAGGTCTACAAGGACCTGGAGCCGGGCAAGTCGGTCGAGGGTGCCGACTGGGTCGGTCGCGCCGAGGCCGAGGAAGAGATCGAGAAGTCGTACGCGCGCGCCAAGGAGCAGGGCGGCCACTGAGCCGGTCTCGTTCCGGTCGTGTGAGAAGGCGGTGCACCTCTTGGGGTGCACCGCCTTTCGCACATCCGTCTCATGCTCATACTGGAAGCCACGGTTCCCTAGGCAGTGAGGCGGAGAGAGTGGTGGCGGAGCCGGAGGGCGGGAAGGACGCTCCGGGCGAGGTTCCGGAGGACCGGAAGCCGCAGTCGGACGAGGCGCGGAGCGCGTTCGTTCCGCCGGCCGGGGTGGATCAGCCCGCGCCGCCCGAGGAGGAGCATCCGACCTCCGAGTTCGCCCTTCCGCCGGGGCTGACGCCGGAGCCGCCGGCCGAGCCGGAGGGTTCGGCGTTCGCGACGCCGGCCACCTATTCGGCGAAGAACTCGCCGCCCGCGTTCACCCCGGCGTACGGGATTCCGCTGGTGCGGCTGCCGCAGGACGCTCCGTGGCAGGACCGGATGCGGACGATGCTGCGGCTGCCGGTGGGTGAGCGGCCGGTGCCGGAGGCGCTGCGCAAGGAGGACGAGTCGGGTCCTTCGGTGCCGCGTGTGCTCGACCTGACGCTGCGCATCGGCGAGCTGCTGCTCGCGGGTGGTGAGGGTGCGGAGGACGTCGAGGCGGCGATGTTCGTGATCTGCCGTTCGTACGGTCTGGACCGGGTCGAGCCGACGGTGACGTTCACGCTGTTGTCCGTCACGTACCAGCCGTCGCTGGTGGACGACCCGATCACGGCGAACCGGACGGTACGGCGCCGGGGGACGGACTACACGCGGCTGGCGGCGGTCTACACGCTGCTGGCCGACATCAACGCGCGGGCGCACGAGGTGACGCCCGAGGAGGCGTACCGGCGGCTGGCGGAGATCCGGCGGAACCGGCATCCGTATCCGGGCTGGGTGCTCACGGCGGCTGCCGGTGTGCTCGCGGGTGCGGCCTCGGTGCTGCTGGGCGGCGGTCCCACGGTGTTCTTCGTGGCGGCGCTGGGCGCGGTGCTGGGCGACCGGCTGGCGTGGCTGTTCGCGGGGCGCGGGATGCCGGAGTTCTACCAGTTCCTGGTGGCGGCGATGCCGCCGGCGGCGATGGGGGTGCTGCTGACGCTGCTCCACGCGGACCTGCGGCCCTCGGCGGTGATCACCGGTGGCCTGTTCGCGCTGATCCCGGGGCGGGCGCTCGTGGCGGCCGTGCAGGACGGTCTGACCGGTTTCTACATCACGGCCTCGGCGCGGCTCCTGGAGGTCGCGTACTTCTTCGTCGCGATCGTGGTGGGCGTGCTGTCGGTGCTGTACATCGCGGTGCAGTTCGACGCGCAGCTGAACCCCGAGGGGGCGCTGCGGGCGGTGGAGCGGCCGGTGACGCAGATCCTGGCGTCGATGGTGCTGTGCGCGACGTTCGCGATCCTTCTGCAGCAGTCGCGGGCGACGGTGCTGTTCGCGACGCTGAACGGCGGGGTGGCCTGGGTGATCTACGCGTCGATCTCGGTGACCGCCGGGGGCTCGACGGTCATGGCGACGGCGGTGGCGGCGGGTCTGGTGGGGCTCTTCGGGCAGCTGATCGCCCGCTACGAGCACACCTCGTCGCTGCCGTACGTGACGGCGGCGATCGGCCCGCTGCTGCCCGGTTCGGCGACGTACTTCGGGGTGCTGGCGATCGCGCAGAACAATCTGGACCAGGGTTTCGCGTCGCTGGCGAAGGCGGCGGCGCTGGCCCTGGCGATCGCGATCGGTGTGAACCTGGGTGGCGAGCTCGCCCGGCTCTTCATGCAGGCCCCGGGGGCGGCGGCGGCCCGCCGGGCGGCGAAGCGGACGAGGGGCTTCTGAGCGCGGGCTTCTCAGCCGGTACGTACGAGGGGCCCCGCACGTGGTGCGGGGCCCCTCGTCGTGCGTCGGTCGCGGCGTCAGCGCTTGGCGTGGCGGCCGCGGGGGTTGGGGGTGCCGGGGGCGTCGTGGTCGCTGCCCGCGGCCTGCTCCTTCTTGGCGTGGGACCGGGCGCGGAGGAACTCGATCGCGATCGGGACGACGGAGATCAGGACGATCGCGATCAGGATCATCTCGATGTGCTTGTGCACGAAGTCGATCTTGCCGAGGGCGGCGCCGAGCAGGGTCACACCCGCGCCCCAGAGCAGGCCGCCGATGACGTTGAACGTGATGAACGAGCGGTAGTTCATCCGGCTGACGCCCGCGATGATCGGCGTGAACGTCCGCACGATGGGAACGAAGCGGGCCAGGATCAGCGACTTCGGGCCGTGCTTCTCGAAGAACTGATGGGCCTTCTCGACGTTCTCCTGCTTGAAGAGCTTGGAGTCCGGGCGCTTGAAGAGGGAGGGCCCCACCTTCCGGCCGAAGAGGTAGCCCACCTGGTCGCCGAGGATCGCGGCGCCGACCACCAGGGCGCACACCAGCCACAGCGGCGTGTCCAGCTTGCCGGTGGTGACGAGCAGGCCGGTGGTGAAGAGCAGCGAGTCACCGGGCAGGAAGAACCCGATGAGGAGTCCGGACTCGGCGAAGACGATGGTGAGGACACCGATCAGACCGAACTCGCCGATGAGGTAGTCCGGGTCCAGCCAGCTCGGTCCGAGGGCAAGCGTGTTCACGGGTTCCGGGCTCCTGCGGTTGGTGGGGGCATGGGGGGACGGCTGGCCCCAAGCTATCAACGTGAGCCGAACGCGCCCGGTTCCACCCGGCCCCCACGAGATGCGGAGCGGGCCCGGCACCCCGAGGGTGGGGTGTCAGGAGGTGCATGCCGATGGGCATCGAGGAGTACGGAGGCGGCCAGGGGCCGCACCCTGATGTGCTGGTCGTGACGACGAACGACGTGCCGGGCTTCGAGGTCCGGCAGGTGATCGGTGAGGTCTTCGGGCTCACCGTCCGCTCACGCCATCTGGGCAGTCAGATCGGCGCGGGGCTGAAGTCGATGATCGGCGGTGAGCTGCGGGGCCTGACGAAGACCCTCGTCCAGACCCGGAACCAGGCGATGGAACGCCTGGTGGAGCAGGCCCGGGCGCGCGGTGCGAACGC contains:
- the dacB gene encoding D-alanyl-D-alanine carboxypeptidase/D-alanyl-D-alanine endopeptidase: MPEPRMWQLTAGSAVLGLALAAVAVTAAGPWDSGQRTAERARAAAPQAGGARHSPAPAPPAPRLPAPAPSAPGVLTALHAPAPATRAADLAAVLVPLLADPGLGPLRTASVVDTATGTQLYGEGEGTPMTPASTVKIATVAAALSALGPDHRIPTTVTATPDGTTVTLVGGGDPTLDPARLKALAADTARALKKRGTTSVRLAYDTHLYQGAELHPIGPNENLAPVVALMTREGRLDDSASGPAPRTADPAGDTATAFAGLLTGAGITVTGDPAPGRAPKAAPLARTYSAPLADLVERTLTHSDNDLAEALARQTALARKQPASFDGAGRAVRDELGRLGLPVTGARFADGSGLDRRDRVSAALLTGLLTRAADPARPTLRPLLTGLPVGGFTGTLAGRFDTAPARSGAGLVRAKTGTLTGVNTLAGTVVTADGRLLAFAFLAGRTTSPYEAQPALDRLSAALAGPR
- a CDS encoding inorganic diphosphatase; this encodes MEFDVLIEIPKGSRNKYEVDHETGRIRLDRRLFTSTAYPTDYGYVENTLGEDGDPLDALVILDEPTFPGCLIKCRAIGMFRMTDEAGGDDKLLCVPATDPRMEHLRDIHHVAEFDRLEIQHFFEVYKDLEPGKSVEGADWVGRAEAEEEIEKSYARAKEQGGH
- a CDS encoding threonine/serine ThrE exporter family protein; amino-acid sequence: MVAEPEGGKDAPGEVPEDRKPQSDEARSAFVPPAGVDQPAPPEEEHPTSEFALPPGLTPEPPAEPEGSAFATPATYSAKNSPPAFTPAYGIPLVRLPQDAPWQDRMRTMLRLPVGERPVPEALRKEDESGPSVPRVLDLTLRIGELLLAGGEGAEDVEAAMFVICRSYGLDRVEPTVTFTLLSVTYQPSLVDDPITANRTVRRRGTDYTRLAAVYTLLADINARAHEVTPEEAYRRLAEIRRNRHPYPGWVLTAAAGVLAGAASVLLGGGPTVFFVAALGAVLGDRLAWLFAGRGMPEFYQFLVAAMPPAAMGVLLTLLHADLRPSAVITGGLFALIPGRALVAAVQDGLTGFYITASARLLEVAYFFVAIVVGVLSVLYIAVQFDAQLNPEGALRAVERPVTQILASMVLCATFAILLQQSRATVLFATLNGGVAWVIYASISVTAGGSTVMATAVAAGLVGLFGQLIARYEHTSSLPYVTAAIGPLLPGSATYFGVLAIAQNNLDQGFASLAKAAALALAIAIGVNLGGELARLFMQAPGAAAARRAAKRTRGF
- a CDS encoding DedA family protein codes for the protein MNTLALGPSWLDPDYLIGEFGLIGVLTIVFAESGLLIGFFLPGDSLLFTTGLLVTTGKLDTPLWLVCALVVGAAILGDQVGYLFGRKVGPSLFKRPDSKLFKQENVEKAHQFFEKHGPKSLILARFVPIVRTFTPIIAGVSRMNYRSFITFNVIGGLLWGAGVTLLGAALGKIDFVHKHIEMILIAIVLISVVPIAIEFLRARSHAKKEQAAGSDHDAPGTPNPRGRHAKR
- a CDS encoding YbjQ family protein, encoding MGIEEYGGGQGPHPDVLVVTTNDVPGFEVRQVIGEVFGLTVRSRHLGSQIGAGLKSMIGGELRGLTKTLVQTRNQAMERLVEQARARGANAVLMFRFDVTEAADVGTEVCAYGTAVVIAPHA